From a single Larimichthys crocea isolate SSNF chromosome XIII, L_crocea_2.0, whole genome shotgun sequence genomic region:
- the slc9a1a gene encoding Na(+)/H(+) exchanger beta isoform X1: MPSRAGFHNPAKSLPERGLLLLMVLLFLEVSVRPLGVACSQDTNHHHQDQHSGNATFVKKAFPVLSLDYNHIKAPFEVSLWVLLASLMKLGFHLVPRLSGIVPESCLLITVGLLVGGLIKLAGEEVPPVLDSRLFFLCLLPPIILDAGYFLPIRPFMENLGTILMFAVVGTLWNAFFIGGLLYAVCQIQPANPSILHQLELLPCLLFGSIVSAVDPVAVLAVFEEIHINELLHILVFGESLLNDAVTVVLYHLFEEYSGVGTVTVMDGFLGIISFLVVACGGVLVGALYGILAAFTSRFTSHTRVIEPLFVFVYSYMAYLSAEMFHLSGIMALIACGAVMRPYVEANISHKSHTTIKYFLKMWSSVSETLIFIFLGVATVDGKHAWNWTFVTVTVVLCLVARVMGVVGLTFVINKFRIVKLTTKDQFIVAYGGLRGAIAFSLGFLLDERHFPMRGMFLTAIITVIFFTVFVQGMTIKPLVELLAVKKKQEAKRSINEEIHTQFLDHLLTGIEDICGHYGHHHWKDKLNRFNKKYVKKCLIAGERSKEPQLIAFYHKMEMKQAIELVESGGGIKLPSALPSTVSMQNIQPKKPPPPKPVERALPQLPKGREEEIRKILRSNLQRTRQRLRSYNRHTLVADPYEDGLGDLLIKKQKMIELEKKIKDMNNYLTVPAAASDSPTMRRARLASGSDTDFKPAQQQKGNTICPDPQAYNMKPQSDSVPTIQVDLASPQSPDSVNLMDEFRKAKQQEDDEQGLMMKPPSGPNKPGEAGEPREQKLIRCLSDPGPSADEEEDEPFLP, from the exons atGCCTTCCAGGGCAGGTTTTCACAACCCGGCTAAGAGTTTACCGGAGCGGGGACTTCTCCTGCTGATGGTTCTGCTGTTTCTGGAGGTTTCCGTGCGACCTCTCGGAGTTGCCTGCTCTCAGGATAcgaaccaccaccaccaggacCAACACTCGGGCAACGCCACATTCGTGAAAAAGGCTTTCCCCGTGCTCTCCCTCGACTACAATCACATAAAGGCTCCATTTGAAGTGTCATTATGGGTGCTGCTCGCCTCTTTAATGAAATTAG GGTTCCACCTGGTGCCTCGGCTGTCGGGCATCGTTCCAGAGAGCTGCCTGTTGATCACGGTGGGCCTGTTAGTTGGGGGTCTCATCAAACTAGCTGGAGAAGAAGTCCCCCCGGTGCTGGACTCCAGAttgttcttcctctgtctcctgccACCCATCATCCTAGATGCTGGCTACTTCCTGCCCATCCGTCCCTTCATGGAGAACCTGGGCACCATCCTGATGTTCGCTGTCGTGGGGACTTTGTGGAACGCCTTCTTCATCGGGGGCCTGCTGTACGCTGTGTGTCAGATCCAGCCAGccaatccatccatcctccaccAGCTCGAGCTCCTACCTTGCCTGCTGTTCGGCTCCATCGTCTCAGCTGTGGATCCCGTAGCAGTGCTAGCTGTGTTCGAGGAGATCCACATCAATGAACTGCTGCACATCCTGGTTTTTGGCGAATCACTACTCAACGATGCTGTCACTGTG GTGTTATACCACCTGTTTGAGGAGTATTCAGGTGTCGGCACGGTGACTGTGATGGACGGCTTCCTGGGAATCATCTCCTTCCTGGTGGTTGCGTGTGGTGGCGTACTAGTCGGAGCCCTGTACGGGATACTGGCAGCCTTCACCTCGCGCTTCACCTCGCACACCCGTGTCATCGAGCCCCTTTTCGTCTTTGTGTACAGCTACATGGCCTACCTGTCAGCTGAGATGTTCCACCTCTCTGGAATCATGGC GTTAATAGCATGTGGAGCGGTGATGCGACCGTACGTGGAAGCCAACATATCTCACAAGTCCCACACCACCATCAAGTACTTCCTGAAAATGTGGAGCAGCGTCAGCGAGACCCTGATCTTCATCTTTTTGGGCGTGGCGACGGTGGACGGAAAACACGCCTGGAACTGGACCTTCGTCACTGTCACCGTCGTGCTGTGTCTGGTGGCACGGGTCATGG GTGTGGTTGGTCTGACCTTCGTGATCAACAAGTTCCGTATCGTCAAACTGACCACCAAGGACCAGTTCATTGTGGCATACGGTGGCCTGCGAGGTGCTATCGCCTTCTCCCTTGGCTTCCTGTTGGACGAGAGGCATTTCCCCATGAGAGGGATGTTCCTTACCGCTATCATCACTGTTATCTTCTTCACCGTCTTTGTTCAG GGCATGACAATCAAACCCCTGGTGGAGCTGCtggcagtgaagaagaaacaggaggCGAAGCGCTCGATTAATGAGGAAATCCACACCCAG TTCCTCGACCACCTCCTGACTGGTATTGAGGACATTTGTGGACATTACGGACATCACCACTGGAAGGACAA ACTGAACCGCTTCAACAAGAAGTACGTGAAGAAGTGCCTGATCGCAGGCGAGCGCTCCAAGGAGCCACAGCTCATTGCCTTCTACCACAAAATGGAGATGAAACAGGCCATTGAGCTGGTGGAGAGTGGAGGTGGAATCAAGCTGCCTTCTGCTCTCCCTTCCACTGTCTCCATGCA AAACATCCAGCCCAAGAAGCCTCCTCCTCCAAAGCCCGTAGAGAGAGCTCTGCCCCAGCTGCCTAAAGGCCGAGAGGAGGAGATCAGGAAGATCCTCAGGAGTAACCTTCAGAGGACACGACAGAGG ctgCGCTCCTACAACAGACACACTCTGGTGGCTGATCCATACGAGGACGGCCTGGGTGACCTCCTAATCAAGAAGCAAAAGATGATCGAGCTGGAGAAGAAG ATAAAAGACATGAATAACTACCTGACGGTGCCTGCTGCTGCCTCGGACTCCCCGACAATGCGTAGAGCCAGACTGGCCTCAG GCAGCGATACTGATTTCAAACCTGCTCAACAGCAGAAAGGGAACACAATATGTCCAG ACCCCCAAGCCTACAACATGAAGCCGCAGTCAGACAGCGTGCCGACCATCCAGGTAGACCTGGCGTCTCCTCAGTCTCCAGATTCCGTCAATTTGATGGATGAGTTCAGAAAGGCCAAGCAGCAGGAGGACGACGAACAGGGCCTGATGATGAAGCCTCCCTCAGGACCTAACAAGCCAGGTGAGGCGGGCGAACCCAGAGAACAGAAGCTGATCAGGTGCCTCAGCGACCCCGGTCCCAGCgcggacgaggaggaggacgaacCCTTCCTGCCTTGA
- the slc9a1a gene encoding sodium/hydrogen exchanger 1 isoform X2 yields the protein MPSRAGFHNPAKSLPERGLLLLMVLLFLEVSVRPLGVACSQDTNHHHQDQHSGNATFVKKAFPVLSLDYNHIKAPFEVSLWVLLASLMKLGFHLVPRLSGIVPESCLLITVGLLVGGLIKLAGEEVPPVLDSRLFFLCLLPPIILDAGYFLPIRPFMENLGTILMFAVVGTLWNAFFIGGLLYAVCQIQPANPSILHQLELLPCLLFGSIVSAVDPVAVLAVFEEIHINELLHILVFGESLLNDAVTVVLYHLFEEYSGVGTVTVMDGFLGIISFLVVACGGVLVGALYGILAAFTSRFTSHTRVIEPLFVFVYSYMAYLSAEMFHLSGIMALIACGAVMRPYVEANISHKSHTTIKYFLKMWSSVSETLIFIFLGVATVDGKHAWNWTFVTVTVVLCLVARVMGVVGLTFVINKFRIVKLTTKDQFIVAYGGLRGAIAFSLGFLLDERHFPMRGMFLTAIITVIFFTVFVQGMTIKPLVELLAVKKKQEAKRSINEEIHTQFLDHLLTGIEDICGHYGHHHWKDKLNRFNKKYVKKCLIAGERSKEPQLIAFYHKMEMKQAIELVESGGGIKLPSALPSTVSMQNIQPKKPPPPKPVERALPQLPKGREEEIRKILRSNLQRTRQRLRSYNRHTLVADPYEDGLGDLLIKKQKMIELEKKIKDMNNYLTVPAAASDSPTMRRARLASDPQAYNMKPQSDSVPTIQVDLASPQSPDSVNLMDEFRKAKQQEDDEQGLMMKPPSGPNKPGEAGEPREQKLIRCLSDPGPSADEEEDEPFLP from the exons atGCCTTCCAGGGCAGGTTTTCACAACCCGGCTAAGAGTTTACCGGAGCGGGGACTTCTCCTGCTGATGGTTCTGCTGTTTCTGGAGGTTTCCGTGCGACCTCTCGGAGTTGCCTGCTCTCAGGATAcgaaccaccaccaccaggacCAACACTCGGGCAACGCCACATTCGTGAAAAAGGCTTTCCCCGTGCTCTCCCTCGACTACAATCACATAAAGGCTCCATTTGAAGTGTCATTATGGGTGCTGCTCGCCTCTTTAATGAAATTAG GGTTCCACCTGGTGCCTCGGCTGTCGGGCATCGTTCCAGAGAGCTGCCTGTTGATCACGGTGGGCCTGTTAGTTGGGGGTCTCATCAAACTAGCTGGAGAAGAAGTCCCCCCGGTGCTGGACTCCAGAttgttcttcctctgtctcctgccACCCATCATCCTAGATGCTGGCTACTTCCTGCCCATCCGTCCCTTCATGGAGAACCTGGGCACCATCCTGATGTTCGCTGTCGTGGGGACTTTGTGGAACGCCTTCTTCATCGGGGGCCTGCTGTACGCTGTGTGTCAGATCCAGCCAGccaatccatccatcctccaccAGCTCGAGCTCCTACCTTGCCTGCTGTTCGGCTCCATCGTCTCAGCTGTGGATCCCGTAGCAGTGCTAGCTGTGTTCGAGGAGATCCACATCAATGAACTGCTGCACATCCTGGTTTTTGGCGAATCACTACTCAACGATGCTGTCACTGTG GTGTTATACCACCTGTTTGAGGAGTATTCAGGTGTCGGCACGGTGACTGTGATGGACGGCTTCCTGGGAATCATCTCCTTCCTGGTGGTTGCGTGTGGTGGCGTACTAGTCGGAGCCCTGTACGGGATACTGGCAGCCTTCACCTCGCGCTTCACCTCGCACACCCGTGTCATCGAGCCCCTTTTCGTCTTTGTGTACAGCTACATGGCCTACCTGTCAGCTGAGATGTTCCACCTCTCTGGAATCATGGC GTTAATAGCATGTGGAGCGGTGATGCGACCGTACGTGGAAGCCAACATATCTCACAAGTCCCACACCACCATCAAGTACTTCCTGAAAATGTGGAGCAGCGTCAGCGAGACCCTGATCTTCATCTTTTTGGGCGTGGCGACGGTGGACGGAAAACACGCCTGGAACTGGACCTTCGTCACTGTCACCGTCGTGCTGTGTCTGGTGGCACGGGTCATGG GTGTGGTTGGTCTGACCTTCGTGATCAACAAGTTCCGTATCGTCAAACTGACCACCAAGGACCAGTTCATTGTGGCATACGGTGGCCTGCGAGGTGCTATCGCCTTCTCCCTTGGCTTCCTGTTGGACGAGAGGCATTTCCCCATGAGAGGGATGTTCCTTACCGCTATCATCACTGTTATCTTCTTCACCGTCTTTGTTCAG GGCATGACAATCAAACCCCTGGTGGAGCTGCtggcagtgaagaagaaacaggaggCGAAGCGCTCGATTAATGAGGAAATCCACACCCAG TTCCTCGACCACCTCCTGACTGGTATTGAGGACATTTGTGGACATTACGGACATCACCACTGGAAGGACAA ACTGAACCGCTTCAACAAGAAGTACGTGAAGAAGTGCCTGATCGCAGGCGAGCGCTCCAAGGAGCCACAGCTCATTGCCTTCTACCACAAAATGGAGATGAAACAGGCCATTGAGCTGGTGGAGAGTGGAGGTGGAATCAAGCTGCCTTCTGCTCTCCCTTCCACTGTCTCCATGCA AAACATCCAGCCCAAGAAGCCTCCTCCTCCAAAGCCCGTAGAGAGAGCTCTGCCCCAGCTGCCTAAAGGCCGAGAGGAGGAGATCAGGAAGATCCTCAGGAGTAACCTTCAGAGGACACGACAGAGG ctgCGCTCCTACAACAGACACACTCTGGTGGCTGATCCATACGAGGACGGCCTGGGTGACCTCCTAATCAAGAAGCAAAAGATGATCGAGCTGGAGAAGAAG ATAAAAGACATGAATAACTACCTGACGGTGCCTGCTGCTGCCTCGGACTCCCCGACAATGCGTAGAGCCAGACTGGCCTCAG ACCCCCAAGCCTACAACATGAAGCCGCAGTCAGACAGCGTGCCGACCATCCAGGTAGACCTGGCGTCTCCTCAGTCTCCAGATTCCGTCAATTTGATGGATGAGTTCAGAAAGGCCAAGCAGCAGGAGGACGACGAACAGGGCCTGATGATGAAGCCTCCCTCAGGACCTAACAAGCCAGGTGAGGCGGGCGAACCCAGAGAACAGAAGCTGATCAGGTGCCTCAGCGACCCCGGTCCCAGCgcggacgaggaggaggacgaacCCTTCCTGCCTTGA